One stretch of Siphonobacter curvatus DNA includes these proteins:
- a CDS encoding DUF2141 domain-containing protein, with translation MKTLFIISHLVLNFIFPAKQEPLAITFTNVRNTRAPLVVGVFRKSDPFTKVPFKNYKLEPNGGSSPTLFIDDLPYGEYAVAVFQDENGDGKLNTNIVGIPKEPYCFSNNYRPRVKSPKYDQCKFVYSQKNNHMYLQLL, from the coding sequence ATGAAAACGTTGTTCATTATTAGTCATTTAGTACTCAATTTTATATTTCCCGCCAAACAGGAGCCCCTGGCCATTACTTTCACCAATGTTCGTAACACCCGAGCTCCCTTAGTGGTAGGCGTATTTCGTAAAAGTGACCCTTTCACAAAGGTGCCTTTCAAAAACTACAAACTTGAACCCAATGGCGGGTCATCACCTACCCTGTTCATTGACGATCTCCCCTACGGAGAATATGCAGTAGCTGTTTTTCAGGATGAAAACGGCGATGGCAAGCTCAATACCAACATTGTAGGCATTCCGAAAGAACCGTATTGCTTTTCCAATAATTACCGTCCGCGGGTGAAATCTCCCAAGTACGACCAGTGTAAGTTTGTGTATTCGCAGAAGAACAATCACATGTATCTTCAGCTTTTGTAG
- the prmA gene encoding 50S ribosomal protein L11 methyltransferase, whose product MNYYELKLCVSPGVHDIFVAELAEIGFESFVEEDTCLLGYIPETGFNGDALQHIMQQYESITGTVDYSIKYLEKENWNAEWERNYPPIDVEGRVLVRASFHDMDASSYEYIIEINPKMSFGTGHHETTWMMLAHQLEIDQSGKQVLDVGSGTGILAIMAALRGATYVSAFDIEDWATENAIENVQLNHLEDVVHVRQGTIEDEPAAQYDVVLANINRNILLREIPTYVEYMTPVGTLVISGFYEHDLPEIEAVAQSVGLQLTSLKTRNGWAAARFTRQL is encoded by the coding sequence ATGAACTACTACGAACTAAAACTCTGCGTTTCGCCCGGGGTACACGACATCTTCGTGGCGGAACTGGCCGAAATTGGTTTCGAATCTTTTGTTGAAGAAGACACCTGTTTGCTCGGGTACATCCCGGAAACGGGTTTCAATGGGGATGCGTTGCAGCACATCATGCAACAATACGAGTCCATTACTGGAACCGTCGATTATAGCATTAAATACCTGGAGAAAGAAAACTGGAACGCGGAATGGGAACGTAACTACCCCCCCATCGACGTGGAGGGCCGCGTCTTGGTGCGGGCCAGTTTCCACGACATGGACGCTTCCAGTTACGAATACATCATTGAAATTAATCCTAAAATGTCCTTTGGTACAGGTCACCACGAAACGACCTGGATGATGCTGGCTCATCAGCTGGAAATTGACCAAAGTGGCAAACAGGTACTGGATGTGGGCTCGGGTACGGGCATTTTAGCCATTATGGCTGCTCTCCGCGGAGCCACCTACGTATCTGCCTTCGATATTGAAGACTGGGCAACGGAAAATGCCATTGAAAACGTTCAGCTAAATCACCTGGAAGACGTCGTGCACGTTCGCCAGGGAACCATCGAGGACGAGCCCGCTGCCCAATATGACGTAGTACTGGCTAACATCAACCGGAACATTCTGCTTCGTGAAATTCCGACGTATGTCGAGTACATGACGCCCGTCGGAACGCTGGTCATCAGCGGTTTTTACGAACACGATTTGCCAGAAATCGAAGCCGTCGCACAATCCGTAGGTTTACAGCTGACTTCGTTGAAAACCAGAAATGGCTGGGCTGCGGCCCGTTTCACTCGCCAACTGTAA
- a CDS encoding SDR family NAD(P)-dependent oxidoreductase, with protein MNAIVTGAAQGIGFEICRQLALRGASVVLNDVDETLAEEAAGKIQAEGGHCLAVPGDASDVSFIQYLVSKTVASFGSVDILVANAGITTFGDFFEYQPESLQKLLDLNIRGNFFLTQQAARQMRAQGQGGRILLMSSVTGQQAHAYLAAYGMTKAALQMLAKSLVAELSPYGITINCVAPGATLTERTLDDPEYIPTWSRITPLGKPARVADIAAAVIFLTSPEAGHITGQTLVVDGGWSSVSPSPY; from the coding sequence ATGAACGCTATTGTTACGGGAGCTGCCCAGGGAATTGGATTTGAAATCTGTCGACAGCTGGCCCTTCGGGGAGCCTCAGTTGTACTCAACGATGTGGATGAAACGCTGGCGGAAGAAGCCGCTGGAAAAATACAGGCCGAAGGCGGCCATTGTCTGGCCGTTCCCGGCGATGCCTCGGATGTTTCTTTCATTCAATACCTGGTCTCGAAAACCGTAGCATCTTTCGGTTCAGTAGACATTCTGGTCGCAAATGCGGGCATTACTACGTTTGGCGATTTTTTTGAGTATCAGCCCGAATCCCTTCAAAAATTATTGGATCTAAACATTCGCGGCAACTTTTTTCTGACCCAGCAGGCGGCTCGTCAGATGCGAGCTCAGGGGCAGGGCGGACGTATTCTGCTCATGTCTTCCGTTACGGGTCAGCAGGCCCACGCTTATCTGGCGGCCTACGGAATGACCAAAGCGGCCCTACAAATGCTAGCGAAATCGCTGGTAGCCGAGCTTTCTCCCTACGGGATTACCATCAACTGCGTAGCTCCGGGAGCCACCCTGACCGAACGCACGCTCGACGATCCCGAATACATCCCGACCTGGTCTCGCATTACACCCCTGGGTAAACCCGCCCGTGTTGCCGACATTGCGGCCGCCGTAATCTTTCTGACTTCGCCCGAAGCAGGTCATATCACGGGGCAAACACTGGTAGTGGATGGCGGCTGGTCGAGCGTCAGTCCTTCCCCCTACTGA
- a CDS encoding GNAT family N-acetyltransferase, which produces MQFVLKQFHELTPQELYDILALRAEVFIVEQKCPYQDIDGNDQKAWHCMGKDDTTGKLIAYTRLFAKDVCYQGYTAIGRVVTAPDVRSTGLGKRLMDASIAYCRRLFGPHSIKIGAQTYLLSFYKSLGFVSTGQEYVEDGIPHTYMTYEHHSKIS; this is translated from the coding sequence ATGCAGTTTGTACTCAAGCAATTTCACGAACTTACGCCTCAGGAACTATACGATATTCTAGCTCTACGTGCCGAAGTTTTCATTGTTGAACAAAAGTGTCCGTATCAGGATATTGACGGCAACGATCAGAAAGCCTGGCATTGCATGGGCAAGGATGATACGACGGGCAAACTCATTGCATACACACGACTCTTTGCGAAGGACGTCTGCTACCAGGGCTATACGGCCATTGGTCGGGTTGTTACGGCACCCGATGTTCGCAGTACGGGTTTAGGAAAAAGGCTGATGGATGCCTCCATTGCCTACTGCCGCCGGTTGTTCGGCCCTCATTCCATTAAAATTGGTGCACAGACGTACCTGCTCTCGTTTTATAAATCGCTCGGGTTTGTTTCAACGGGTCAGGAATACGTGGAAGATGGTATTCCGCATACGTACATGACGTATGAGCACCATTCGAAAATTTCCTAA
- a CDS encoding calcineurin-like phosphoesterase C-terminal domain-containing protein — protein sequence MKQQWLACGLSTLLCSAAFAQSQVKGYVYDDQNGNGKKDKKEVGLAKVAVSNGREVVLTDEKGAYSLPVGQDNTIFVIKPTGYRLPVNEYNLPQFYRHHKPQGSPKTKFAGVAATGELPKSVDFALIKQDEPETYKMLVFGDPQVYTQEQVTFFEKGIIDEVKTKTQDVRFGISMGDEVGDNPNLYGPYKQAIQKLGVPWFHVMGNHDMNYDAQTDSLSDESFEAAFGPNNYAFNSGKVHFVVLDNILYPDPRDGKGYQGGLRPDQLDFIENDLKLVPKDYLIVFCYHIPPFEEFRKEDRQRMFNALKDFPHTLSLSAHTHFQLHHFFGKEEGFARETPHHEYNVGTTSGDWYSGEMNAQGVPVSMMRDGTPKGYMFLSFNGNQYAFDYRVAGQPETYKIGIHAPKVIARRQSGKGEVYANFFQGSKNDQLEYRVDNSEWKAMTYTEEPDPIMVSTRLRWDEAAEPLQGTRPSNPVPCTHLWKAALPGNLPAGEHKLEVRAKDAYGRTFIGTHALKVINAAENN from the coding sequence ATGAAACAGCAATGGCTGGCCTGCGGGCTAAGTACCCTTTTGTGCAGTGCCGCTTTCGCCCAGAGTCAGGTGAAAGGCTACGTGTACGACGATCAAAACGGAAACGGCAAAAAGGATAAAAAAGAAGTCGGACTGGCGAAAGTGGCCGTATCCAATGGTCGTGAAGTCGTACTGACCGACGAAAAAGGAGCGTATAGCCTACCCGTAGGACAGGATAATACGATTTTTGTCATCAAGCCAACGGGGTATCGCCTGCCGGTAAATGAATACAACTTACCGCAGTTTTACCGCCACCATAAACCTCAGGGATCGCCCAAAACCAAGTTTGCGGGCGTAGCCGCTACGGGTGAATTACCCAAATCCGTAGATTTTGCCCTGATTAAACAGGACGAGCCCGAGACTTACAAAATGCTCGTTTTCGGAGACCCTCAGGTGTATACGCAGGAACAGGTGACGTTCTTTGAAAAAGGGATCATCGATGAGGTAAAAACCAAAACCCAGGACGTGCGTTTCGGCATCAGCATGGGCGATGAAGTAGGGGATAACCCGAACCTGTACGGCCCCTACAAACAGGCCATTCAGAAATTGGGCGTACCCTGGTTCCATGTCATGGGTAACCACGACATGAACTACGACGCTCAGACGGACAGCCTTTCCGACGAAAGTTTCGAAGCCGCCTTTGGCCCGAACAACTACGCGTTTAACAGTGGGAAAGTCCATTTCGTTGTACTCGACAATATTCTCTATCCCGATCCCCGCGATGGCAAAGGTTATCAGGGTGGTTTACGTCCGGATCAGCTGGATTTTATCGAAAACGATCTGAAACTCGTACCGAAAGACTACCTGATTGTATTCTGCTACCACATCCCGCCCTTCGAAGAATTCCGTAAGGAAGATCGGCAACGGATGTTCAACGCCCTCAAAGATTTCCCCCATACCTTATCCCTGTCGGCTCATACGCACTTTCAGCTACACCATTTCTTTGGCAAGGAAGAAGGTTTTGCCCGCGAAACACCGCACCACGAGTACAACGTAGGAACGACTTCGGGTGACTGGTATTCCGGTGAAATGAACGCTCAGGGCGTACCCGTTTCGATGATGCGGGATGGTACGCCGAAAGGGTACATGTTCCTTTCCTTCAATGGCAACCAGTACGCCTTTGATTACCGCGTGGCGGGTCAGCCTGAGACGTACAAAATCGGCATTCACGCTCCGAAAGTAATTGCCCGTCGTCAATCCGGAAAAGGGGAAGTGTACGCTAACTTTTTCCAGGGTAGCAAAAATGATCAGCTCGAGTATCGGGTGGATAATAGCGAATGGAAAGCCATGACCTACACCGAAGAACCCGATCCGATCATGGTCAGTACACGTTTGCGTTGGGACGAAGCCGCCGAGCCGCTGCAAGGTACACGTCCGTCGAATCCGGTGCCTTGTACGCACTTGTGGAAAGCCGCCTTGCCCGGAAATCTACCCGCGGGTGAACACAAGCTGGAAGTACGAGCGAAGGATGCCTACGGCCGGACTTTCATCGGGACGCACGCTTTGAAAGTCATTAATGCAGCGGAGAATAATTAA
- a CDS encoding porin family protein has protein sequence MKAKSLFLLLLGLISASAARAQIRLDLESGLVFGTPYNRIRIPNQGGTLVDIGKELDVKPKVFFRLRAGYTINNRHTISALYAPLTVRYDGAFRENVSFNAVVFEAGKPVEVNYKFNSYRLTYRYDFVANEHWRVGAGVTAKIRDAKVRYKNDTKDTNFDNFGFVPLINFYASWQPGKRWGVLVEGDALGSKQGRAEDIFAGATYALGEQAFVKLGYRVVEGGADVDRVYTFNWINYASVGLVVEF, from the coding sequence ATGAAAGCAAAATCTTTATTCTTACTTCTACTGGGCTTGATTTCTGCCAGTGCCGCTCGGGCTCAAATTCGGCTGGACTTGGAGTCAGGCCTGGTGTTCGGGACGCCTTACAACCGAATCCGTATTCCCAATCAGGGTGGTACGCTGGTGGACATTGGCAAAGAATTGGATGTTAAACCTAAGGTCTTTTTCCGTTTACGGGCGGGCTATACCATCAATAATCGGCACACGATTTCTGCTCTGTACGCTCCACTAACCGTTCGCTATGACGGAGCTTTTCGGGAAAACGTTTCTTTTAACGCGGTGGTATTCGAAGCCGGAAAACCCGTGGAGGTAAATTACAAATTCAACTCCTATCGGCTAACCTATCGATACGATTTCGTGGCTAACGAGCATTGGCGGGTAGGAGCGGGTGTGACGGCAAAAATCCGGGATGCTAAGGTTCGCTATAAAAATGATACGAAGGATACCAATTTTGATAACTTCGGTTTTGTACCGCTGATTAATTTCTACGCGTCCTGGCAACCCGGTAAACGCTGGGGCGTCCTGGTAGAGGGTGATGCCTTAGGTTCCAAACAAGGTCGGGCCGAGGATATTTTCGCGGGAGCTACCTATGCTCTGGGCGAGCAGGCCTTTGTCAAACTGGGCTATCGGGTTGTGGAAGGGGGAGCCGACGTAGATCGCGTGTACACCTTCAACTGGATCAATTACGCTTCCGTAGGTCTGGTGGTGGAATTCTAA
- a CDS encoding HD domain-containing protein, producing MLYSDILYGSHEITGVFETLIQSSLFQRLQFIHQGGAIFLVNPQIRHTRFEHSVGVMLLIRQLGGSEKEQVAGLLHDLSHTAFSHVIDYVLSHQEEDFHEKWFAYFLRQPEISSILEAYGYTADEILTGSFPILEQPLPHLCADRLDYTLRDLYWAGLLTFKEIHTFLENVMVYKNRMVVTSLAAARWIKEKYTVLNQEYFQKKEHLYANQKLAELLRELLEHNFLLEDDFFQNDTHVINLIEFSLHARMKLDKIRSMSDFNPIVPSNIILKKREIDPEILEHGRVYRLSERQG from the coding sequence ATGTTGTATTCCGATATACTGTATGGTTCGCATGAGATTACGGGAGTCTTTGAAACGTTGATTCAGAGTTCGCTTTTCCAACGCTTACAATTCATTCACCAGGGCGGAGCCATCTTCCTGGTTAATCCCCAGATACGGCATACCCGTTTTGAGCATTCCGTGGGGGTGATGTTGCTCATCCGGCAACTCGGTGGTTCGGAAAAAGAGCAGGTGGCGGGCCTACTGCATGATCTTTCGCATACGGCTTTCTCGCACGTCATTGATTACGTGCTGAGTCATCAGGAAGAAGATTTTCACGAAAAGTGGTTTGCGTACTTTCTTCGGCAGCCCGAAATTTCTTCTATTCTGGAGGCCTATGGTTATACAGCGGATGAGATTCTGACGGGTTCGTTTCCGATTCTGGAACAACCCCTGCCCCACTTGTGTGCCGATCGTCTGGATTATACGCTGCGGGATTTGTACTGGGCGGGACTCCTGACATTCAAGGAAATTCACACGTTTCTGGAAAACGTAATGGTATACAAAAACCGAATGGTAGTGACTTCCCTAGCCGCCGCCCGCTGGATTAAGGAAAAGTATACGGTTCTTAATCAGGAGTATTTTCAGAAGAAGGAGCACCTGTACGCCAATCAGAAACTGGCGGAATTATTACGCGAATTACTGGAACATAACTTCTTACTGGAAGACGACTTTTTCCAGAACGATACGCACGTAATCAACCTGATTGAATTCAGCCTGCACGCTCGGATGAAACTGGATAAGATTCGAAGCATGAGCGATTTTAATCCGATTGTTCCAAGCAATATCATTTTGAAGAAACGGGAAATTGATCCCGAAATTCTGGAGCACGGCCGGGTGTACCGCCTGAGTGAACGGCAGGGTTAA
- a CDS encoding RagB/SusD family nutrient uptake outer membrane protein, which yields MKKYILLLALGLMACDKNLDMTPQGAPTTGNFWKTSSDALAGVNSIYELYSDDDMYGRGFFWLNNASDDIGTKPRDNAERIKNFQVTGDESDTRNIWAKHYMVMKRANDVLRNVPKITMDEKLKNQYLGEAYFNHAVMHLELAYRYGDNRAGIPIQDRENPENIYVTRTKSVAENYAYIAEDLKKAADLLPLFSTYKNADYGRAHKTAAWAYLARTYLYAKDWANAEKYADLVVTSGQHALLDNFEDVFKTANNWSKEYIWSVTSSASDTRFGCIFPGVCLDDKGWGLYNGWGNFYPTKELYDTYPAGDKRREATILKTGDKFMYFGEERTYNQDNFKVSSSNRTGYQFRKYMEPYGYANPIGTYVNPNGDKPSTSLNVPLLRYADVLLIKAEAKLMQNKNADAELNLIRKRAGLVNLTNATLSDLKRERRCELAGEWTDRHFDLVRWGDAQAVYAQPLHHADGRVIYAARMFNPAIHHVWPIPPMEIQNSKGTLAQNQGW from the coding sequence ATGAAAAAATATATTCTTCTGCTGGCTCTAGGATTAATGGCCTGCGACAAAAATCTCGACATGACCCCGCAGGGAGCCCCCACCACGGGTAACTTCTGGAAAACCTCCAGCGACGCTCTGGCGGGTGTGAACAGCATCTACGAACTGTACAGCGACGACGACATGTACGGTCGGGGTTTCTTCTGGCTCAATAACGCCAGCGACGACATTGGTACCAAACCCCGCGACAATGCCGAACGGATCAAGAATTTTCAGGTAACGGGCGACGAATCCGATACGCGGAACATCTGGGCTAAGCATTACATGGTCATGAAACGGGCCAATGATGTACTGCGAAATGTGCCGAAAATTACGATGGATGAAAAGCTGAAGAACCAGTACCTCGGCGAAGCGTACTTCAACCATGCCGTTATGCACCTAGAACTGGCCTATCGATACGGTGATAACCGGGCGGGGATTCCCATTCAGGATCGCGAAAACCCGGAAAATATTTACGTAACCCGGACGAAAAGCGTGGCGGAGAACTACGCCTACATCGCCGAAGATCTGAAAAAGGCGGCGGATCTGTTACCTCTCTTTTCCACGTATAAAAACGCGGATTACGGACGGGCTCATAAAACGGCAGCCTGGGCGTATTTGGCCCGGACGTATCTGTACGCCAAAGATTGGGCGAACGCCGAGAAATACGCGGATCTGGTTGTTACGAGCGGTCAGCACGCCCTGCTGGATAATTTTGAAGACGTTTTTAAAACGGCTAATAACTGGTCGAAAGAGTATATCTGGTCAGTAACCTCGAGTGCATCTGATACGCGGTTTGGTTGTATTTTTCCCGGTGTATGCCTGGATGATAAAGGCTGGGGACTGTACAATGGCTGGGGTAACTTCTATCCGACGAAAGAACTATACGATACGTACCCGGCGGGAGACAAACGCCGCGAAGCTACGATTCTGAAAACAGGTGACAAGTTCATGTACTTCGGTGAGGAGCGTACCTATAACCAGGATAACTTTAAAGTAAGTTCAAGCAACCGGACGGGGTATCAGTTCCGCAAGTACATGGAACCGTACGGCTATGCCAATCCGATTGGTACGTACGTGAATCCGAACGGCGATAAGCCTTCTACGTCGCTGAACGTTCCTTTGCTGCGGTACGCGGATGTACTGCTGATCAAAGCGGAAGCCAAACTGATGCAGAATAAAAACGCGGATGCGGAACTGAACCTGATTCGTAAACGGGCGGGACTGGTTAATCTGACCAATGCCACGCTATCTGATTTGAAACGCGAACGTCGGTGCGAACTGGCGGGCGAATGGACTGATCGTCACTTTGATCTGGTTCGCTGGGGCGATGCTCAGGCCGTGTACGCTCAGCCGCTACACCACGCGGATGGTCGGGTCATTTACGCCGCCCGGATGTTCAATCCGGCTATTCACCACGTCTGGCCGATCCCTCCGATGGAAATTCAGAATAGTAAAGGTACGCTGGCTCAGAATCAGGGCTGGTAA
- a CDS encoding SusC/RagA family TonB-linked outer membrane protein, translating into MEKIYSKTPWITLMGCFLGLGSLAAEPQSDLVHLRMVRDRLEASVFQAGRITGRVTDQETGEALAGATVAIKGTQIGVTTGADGRYSLQLPDGDVTLVISYVGYTNVEVAVKSQTSLDIALTPSSKQLTEMVVVGYGAQQKKEVLGAVATIPTKEISSRNYNNASEVLQGTVAGVTVVNEGGDPTASPTIKVRGIGSLNDESPLLVVDGVIYPGTFSSINPNDIQSVSVLKDASAAIYGARASAGVILVTTKRGTSGQMKVNLNYQQGFQQVAKKLKPLNAADFADAMNTATDNTGLPRIPAFDATINPDSRVTKTNWMDELFQAGKIYNIDASVSGGTEKSNFFFSGGYRKNEGILLNTYSDRYTLRLNSVHQIAKGVKIGENLSYTVNNGQTGNTTSAYTGAIVTAIFYPPNATVYRNDGSGRFGGVPEQYAGSYGDLVNPVAYLKRLDNRNPVTNVFINPYLEWEIIKGLNFRSNWGITQIKNDYKQFTVRVTEPGKIFDFNELYQSSYSSTDVLNEQTLNFNRTFAGKHNLDLLVGHTYQHTKAEDFGVKGTGFDNEDPSLRYLKNAKLIQYDRSNVFERGLESYVGRANYNFGEKYLFSAIIRRDGTSKLLNASRWEWYPSLSAGWNISDEAFLSRTNWISNLKLRASWGKIGNLAGLSDYAYSLPLAQSMAMLGSTPVINYGYAERALSNPNLRWETSQQTNVGLDFGFLQNRLFGSIDVFSKRNQNMLFQEQLPGVAGTPDGRTINAGETENRGIEIGLTYQQSLGDFKYDLSANVSFLKNEVKSLPSGQELLPIGSRVRNLPNSNFHMVGQPFGAFYGYQTAGIFQTDVAAAEYVNSSGARYQANAKAGDFKFLDTNGDGVINDKDRVVLGNVLPTKTYSLNGNASFRGFDLNVFFQGSAGNKIFNSLRNLALNPGTYPGYNMLEEVKDAWSPSNPGGTIPRLRAGSDPNSNFSRISDFYLEDGSYLRLKSLTLGYTVPATVTKAVKARVYLTGQNLFTITKYSGMDPEVGISSFGQDVAKYPLSRVFMFGVNLSF; encoded by the coding sequence ATGGAAAAAATCTATTCAAAGACCCCCTGGATTACGCTGATGGGCTGTTTTCTAGGATTGGGTAGTTTGGCCGCCGAGCCACAATCTGATCTGGTACATCTGCGGATGGTTCGCGATCGGCTGGAAGCGAGCGTATTTCAGGCCGGACGTATTACGGGCCGCGTGACCGATCAGGAAACGGGCGAAGCTCTGGCTGGAGCAACGGTAGCGATCAAAGGCACACAAATCGGTGTAACGACGGGTGCCGATGGACGGTATAGTCTGCAACTGCCCGACGGTGACGTAACGCTGGTGATTTCATACGTAGGGTACACCAACGTAGAGGTAGCCGTAAAATCACAAACCAGTCTGGATATTGCCCTGACGCCTTCTTCGAAACAACTGACGGAAATGGTCGTCGTTGGATACGGTGCTCAGCAGAAAAAAGAAGTACTCGGAGCCGTAGCCACCATTCCGACTAAGGAAATCAGTAGCCGGAATTATAACAATGCGTCGGAAGTACTCCAGGGAACCGTAGCGGGTGTGACGGTGGTCAACGAAGGGGGGGATCCTACCGCTTCGCCTACCATTAAGGTACGCGGGATTGGTTCGCTGAACGATGAGAGTCCTCTGCTGGTTGTGGATGGCGTTATTTATCCGGGAACGTTTAGCTCGATCAATCCGAATGATATTCAGTCGGTGAGTGTACTAAAAGATGCGTCGGCTGCTATCTACGGAGCACGGGCTTCGGCGGGGGTTATTCTGGTAACGACCAAACGCGGTACCAGCGGTCAGATGAAGGTGAATCTGAACTACCAGCAGGGTTTTCAGCAGGTAGCTAAAAAACTTAAACCCCTGAACGCCGCTGATTTTGCTGACGCCATGAATACGGCAACCGATAACACCGGTTTGCCCCGAATCCCGGCCTTTGATGCGACCATCAATCCGGATTCCCGCGTGACGAAAACCAACTGGATGGACGAGCTGTTCCAAGCCGGGAAAATCTACAACATTGATGCCTCGGTGAGCGGCGGTACGGAAAAATCGAACTTCTTTTTCTCGGGCGGCTACCGTAAAAACGAAGGGATTCTGCTGAATACGTACTCGGATCGGTACACGTTGCGGCTCAACTCCGTGCATCAGATTGCCAAGGGCGTAAAAATTGGTGAAAACCTGTCGTATACCGTTAATAATGGACAAACCGGAAACACAACGAGTGCCTATACCGGAGCCATCGTAACGGCCATTTTCTATCCGCCCAATGCCACGGTCTACCGCAACGACGGTTCTGGTCGATTCGGGGGTGTACCCGAGCAGTACGCGGGTTCGTACGGGGATCTGGTCAACCCAGTGGCGTATTTGAAGCGTCTGGACAACCGCAATCCCGTCACGAATGTATTCATCAACCCGTATTTGGAATGGGAAATTATCAAAGGCTTGAACTTCCGAAGTAACTGGGGGATTACGCAAATCAAAAACGATTACAAGCAATTTACGGTACGCGTAACCGAGCCCGGTAAGATTTTCGATTTCAACGAACTGTACCAAAGCAGCTACAGCTCCACGGATGTACTGAACGAACAGACCCTGAATTTCAACCGGACCTTCGCCGGAAAACATAACCTCGATCTGCTCGTCGGTCATACGTATCAGCATACCAAAGCCGAAGATTTTGGGGTGAAAGGAACGGGTTTTGATAATGAAGACCCTTCCCTGCGGTACCTGAAAAATGCCAAGCTGATTCAGTACGACCGCTCGAATGTATTCGAGCGTGGTTTGGAGTCTTATGTTGGACGGGCCAACTATAATTTTGGCGAGAAATATCTGTTTTCGGCGATCATTCGTCGCGATGGTACGTCTAAACTGCTGAACGCCAGTCGCTGGGAGTGGTACCCGTCGTTGTCAGCGGGTTGGAACATTTCGGACGAAGCCTTCCTGAGCCGTACCAACTGGATTAGTAACCTGAAACTGCGGGCCAGCTGGGGTAAGATTGGTAACCTGGCTGGTCTGTCGGATTATGCGTATAGTTTGCCGCTGGCCCAGTCGATGGCTATGCTGGGATCAACGCCCGTCATCAACTACGGATACGCTGAGCGGGCCTTATCTAACCCCAATTTGCGATGGGAAACCTCCCAGCAAACAAACGTAGGTCTGGATTTTGGCTTCCTGCAAAACCGCCTGTTTGGCTCGATTGACGTGTTCTCGAAACGTAACCAGAACATGTTGTTTCAGGAGCAACTCCCAGGCGTAGCCGGTACGCCCGATGGCCGTACCATCAATGCTGGCGAAACCGAAAACCGGGGAATCGAAATTGGATTGACGTATCAGCAAAGCTTAGGCGACTTCAAGTACGATCTGAGTGCTAACGTTTCGTTCCTGAAAAATGAAGTAAAATCATTGCCGTCGGGTCAGGAATTACTGCCCATCGGATCGCGGGTACGGAATCTGCCCAACTCCAATTTTCACATGGTCGGACAGCCTTTCGGAGCCTTCTATGGGTACCAGACGGCGGGTATCTTTCAAACCGATGTGGCAGCTGCGGAATATGTAAACAGCAGTGGTGCTCGTTACCAGGCTAACGCTAAAGCGGGTGATTTTAAATTTCTTGATACCAACGGCGACGGCGTAATCAACGATAAAGACCGCGTGGTACTCGGCAACGTATTACCGACCAAAACCTATAGTTTGAACGGAAATGCCTCCTTCCGGGGCTTCGATCTGAACGTATTCTTCCAGGGATCCGCGGGTAATAAAATCTTCAATTCCCTGCGAAATCTGGCCCTGAATCCCGGTACCTATCCGGGTTACAACATGCTGGAAGAAGTAAAAGACGCCTGGAGCCCGAGCAACCCCGGTGGCACGATTCCCCGGCTGCGGGCGGGTTCGGATCCCAACAGTAACTTCAGCCGTATTTCAGACTTCTACCTCGAAGACGGAAGCTACCTCCGACTGAAAAGCCTGACGCTGGGCTATACCGTACCTGCTACGGTTACCAAAGCCGTAAAAGCACGCGTATACCTGACCGGACAGAACCTGTTTACCATCACCAAATACAGCGGCATGGATCCCGAAGTAGGGATCAGTAGCTTTGGTCAGGACGTAGCCAAGTATCCCTTGTCCCGCGTATTCATGTTTGGCGTAAACCTTTCTTTCTAA